A genomic window from Rattus norvegicus strain BN/NHsdMcwi chromosome 9, GRCr8, whole genome shotgun sequence includes:
- the Tcte1 gene encoding dynein regulatory complex subunit 5 isoform X2 gives MQETSTTASDPSSRSQSAFNIQRQVSTLGSTSPGPVSLKTSTSPAPSQLKTKTTNVRRMRRIISEDPEWSLAIVPLLTELCIQHIVKNFQNNPILKQLLPEHQKKVLSSLPPELPLSVTANLIEDENYWHRCCIKRWSVCHVSKHGDSWKRMFFERHLENLLKLFIPGTTDPNVILDLVPLCRNYVRRIHVDQFLPPVRMPTPPQGEEQSDSGSEGEGNEPEKNHYQLQALVGGLKYLEELDLVYGVKDCGMNFEWNLFLFTYRDCHSLAATIKACHTLKLCPWPPHYQNKQASKHCEGGWNRLRICKDG, from the exons ATGCAGGAAACCTCAACAACAGCGTCCGACCCTTCGTCTCGCAGCCAATCCGCTTTCAACATCCAGCGCCAGGTCTCTACTTTGGGTAGTACCAGTCCAGGACCCGTGTCCTTGAAGACTAGCACCAGCCCTGCCCCAAGTCAGCTGAAGACCAAGACCACAAATGTCCGTCGCATGCGCAGGATCATCTCCGAGGACCCGGAGTGGTCGCTGGCCATTGTACCTCTCCTTACAGAGCTCTGCATTCAACACATTGTCAAGAACTTCCAGA ACAACCCCATCCTGAAGCAGCTGCTCCCAGAGCACCAAAAGAAGGTCTTGAGCAGCCTGCCCCCTGAGCTGCCTTTGTCGGTGACGGCTAACTTGATTGAGGATGAGAATTATTGGCACCGCTGCTGCATCAAGCGCTGGTCCGTGTGCCACGTGTCCAAGCACGGCGACAGCTGGAAGCGTATGTTCTTTGAAAGACACCTGGAGAACCTGCTGAAGCTCTTCATCCCAGGGACCACGGACCCCAACGTGATTCTGGACCTGGTGCCCCTCTGCAGGAACTACGTGCGCCGCATCCACGTGGACCAGTTCCTCCCACCTGTGCGGATGCCGACCCCGCCTCAGGGAGAGGAACAGTCGGACTCTGGCAGTGAGGGCGAAGGGAACGAGCCTGAGAAGAACCACTACCAGCTGCAGGCTCTGGTGGGTGGCCTCAAGTACCTGGAGGAGCTGGACCTGGTGTATGGCGTCAAAGACTGCGGCATGAATTTTGAGTGGAACCTCTTTCTCTTCACCTACCGAGACTGCCACTCTCTAGCAGCCACCATCAAAGCTTGTCACACTCTCAAG CTGTGTCCCTGGCCCCCTCACtaccaaaacaagcaagcaagcaagcactgTGAGGGTGGTTGGAACCGCCTCCGTATCTGCAAAGATGGATGA
- the Nfkbie gene encoding NF-kappa-B inhibitor epsilon — MSDARKGPDEADDSQCDSGIESLRSLRSLPDPAAAPVSGSSHSGCPQPWSHAPKTDKEPEGKEDADGERADSTYASSSLTESLPLLERPEAKDPNPPTPSSPVSPAGVLSPQQLEALTYISEDGDTLLHLAVIHEAPSVLFCCLAFLPQEVLDIQNNLYQTALHLAVHLDQPDVVRALVLKGASRILQDQHGDTALHVACQRQNLACACCLLEEQPEPGRQPSHPLDLQLKNWQGLACLHIATLQRNQPLIELLLQNGADIDAQEGTSGKTALHLAVETQERSLVQFLLQAGARVDARMLNGCTPLHLAAGRGLNSISSTLCEAGADSLLLNVEDETPQDLAEDLLSYLPFDDLKISGKPLLCTD; from the exons ATGTCGGATGCGCGGAAGGGGCCGGACGAGGCGGACGACAGCCAGTGCGATTCCGGCATAGAGTCGCTGCGCTCTCTGCGCTCCCTGCCCGACCCTGCTGCGGCCCCAGTCTCTGGATCATCGCACAGCGGCTGCCCACAGCCTTGGAGCCATGCTCCGAAGACGGACAAGGAAccagaggggaaggaagatgCGGATGGAGAGCGAGCGGACTCCACCTatgcctcctcctctctcacaGAGTCTTTGCCCTTGCTGGAGAGACCCGAGGCCAAGGATCCAAACCCTCCCACCCCAAGCTCGCCGGTGTCCCCCGCGGGGGTGCTGAGCCCTCAGCAACTCGAAGCGCTCACGTACATCTCTGAAGATGGAGACAC GCTGCTCCACCTGGCAGTAATCCATGAAGCCCCATCGGTACTATTCTGTTGCTTGGCTTTCCTGCCCCAGGAAGTCCTGGATATTCAGAACAACCTTTACCAG ACAGCGCTGCATCTGGCCGTTCATCTGGATCAGCCAGATGTAGTCCGGGCCCTGGTGCTGAAGGGAGCCAGCCGAATACTGCAGGACCAACACGGCGACACAGCCCTGCATGTAGCCTGTCAGCGCCAGAATCTGGCCTGTGCGTGCTGCCTgctggaggagcagccagagcCGGGCAGACAGCCATCTCATCCCCTGGACCTCCAACTGAAGAACTGGCAAG GTCTGGCCTGTCTCCACATCGCCACATTGCAGAGGAACCAACCACTCATAGAACTGCTGCTTCAGAATGGAGCCGACATCGATGCACAG gagggcaccagtggaaagactGCCCTGCACCTGGCTGTGGAAACCCAGGAGCGCAGCCTGGTGCAGTTCCTGCTCCAGGCTGGTGCCCGAGTAGATGCCCGCATGCTGAATGGGTGTACACCTTTGCACCTGGCAGCTGGCCGGGGCCTCAACAGCATCTCGTCCACTCTGTGTGAGGCCGGTGCCGACTCACTGCTGCTGAACGTGGAAGATGAGACACCCCAGGACCTGGCCGAGGAT cTCCTTTCTTACTTGCCCTTCGATGACCTGAAAATCTCCGGGAAGCCACTGCTATGTACTGACTGA
- the Tcte1 gene encoding dynein regulatory complex subunit 5 produces the protein MQETSTTASDPSSRSQSAFNIQRQVSTLGSTSPGPVSLKTSTSPAPSQLKTKTTNVRRMRRIISEDPEWSLAIVPLLTELCIQHIVKNFQNNPILKQLLPEHQKKVLSSLPPELPLSVTANLIEDENYWHRCCIKRWSVCHVSKHGDSWKRMFFERHLENLLKLFIPGTTDPNVILDLVPLCRNYVRRIHVDQFLPPVRMPTPPQGEEQSDSGSEGEGNEPEKNHYQLQALVGGLKYLEELDLVYGVKDCGMNFEWNLFLFTYRDCHSLAATIKACHTLKIFRLTRSKVDDDKARILIRSLLDHPALEELDLSHNLIGDRGARAAAKLLSHSRLRVLNLANNQLRASGAQSLAHALAHNTNLVSLNLRLNCIEDEGGQAIAHALETNKCLTVLNLGGNELSEPTATLLSQVLPVNTTLISLNLSCNHIGQDGGKQLLEGMSDNKTILEFDLRLSDVAQESEYLIGQVLHNNREAARQRTLSPGHLTLPTNNYSENSVG, from the exons ATGCAGGAAACCTCAACAACAGCGTCCGACCCTTCGTCTCGCAGCCAATCCGCTTTCAACATCCAGCGCCAGGTCTCTACTTTGGGTAGTACCAGTCCAGGACCCGTGTCCTTGAAGACTAGCACCAGCCCTGCCCCAAGTCAGCTGAAGACCAAGACCACAAATGTCCGTCGCATGCGCAGGATCATCTCCGAGGACCCGGAGTGGTCGCTGGCCATTGTACCTCTCCTTACAGAGCTCTGCATTCAACACATTGTCAAGAACTTCCAGA ACAACCCCATCCTGAAGCAGCTGCTCCCAGAGCACCAAAAGAAGGTCTTGAGCAGCCTGCCCCCTGAGCTGCCTTTGTCGGTGACGGCTAACTTGATTGAGGATGAGAATTATTGGCACCGCTGCTGCATCAAGCGCTGGTCCGTGTGCCACGTGTCCAAGCACGGCGACAGCTGGAAGCGTATGTTCTTTGAAAGACACCTGGAGAACCTGCTGAAGCTCTTCATCCCAGGGACCACGGACCCCAACGTGATTCTGGACCTGGTGCCCCTCTGCAGGAACTACGTGCGCCGCATCCACGTGGACCAGTTCCTCCCACCTGTGCGGATGCCGACCCCGCCTCAGGGAGAGGAACAGTCGGACTCTGGCAGTGAGGGCGAAGGGAACGAGCCTGAGAAGAACCACTACCAGCTGCAGGCTCTGGTGGGTGGCCTCAAGTACCTGGAGGAGCTGGACCTGGTGTATGGCGTCAAAGACTGCGGCATGAATTTTGAGTGGAACCTCTTTCTCTTCACCTACCGAGACTGCCACTCTCTAGCAGCCACCATCAAAGCTTGTCACACTCTCAAG ATCTTCAGACTGACCCGAAGTAAGGTGGACGACGATAAGGCACGCATCCTAATCCGTAGCCTGCTGGACCACCCAGCCCTTGAGGAGCTGGACTTATCCCACAACCTCATTGGAGACCGCGGTGCACGCGCGGCAGCCAAGCTGCTGAGCCACAGTCGCCTGAGAGTGCTCAACCTGGCCAACAATCAACTGCGGGCGTCCGGTGCACAGTCACTGGCCCACGCCCTGGCGCACAACACCAACCTCGTCTCCCTCAACCTCCGCCTCAACTGCATCGAGGACGAGGGTGGTCAAGCAATCGCCCACGCCCTGGAGACCAACAAGTGCCTCACCGTGCTGAACCTTGGCGGCAATGAGCTGTCTGAGCCCACAGCCACGCTCCTCTCCCAAGTGCTCCCAGTCAACACCACGCTCATCAGCCTCAACCTATCCTGCAACCACATTGGGCAG GACGGTGGGAAGCAGCTCCTGGAAGGCATGTCAGACAACAAGACCATTCTGGAGTTCGACCTGCGACTGTCAGATGTAGCCCAGGAGAGCGAGTACCTCATTGGCCAGGTTCTGCATAACAACCGAGAGGCTGCTCGCCAGCGGACCCTGAGTCCTGGCCACCTCACCTTACCCACTAACAACTACAGTGAGAATTCTGTAGGCTAA
- the Tmem151b gene encoding transmembrane protein 151B codes for MSPPGSAAGESAGGGGGGGGSGVPEEPMAAADEGPAREEQRPIQPSFTKSLCRESHWKCLLLSLLMYGCLGAVAWCHVTTVTRLTFSSAYQGNSLMYHDSPCSNGYVYIPLAFLLMLYAVYLVECWHCQARHELQHRVDVNSVQERVGRMQQATPCIWWKAISYHYVRRTRQVTRYRNGDAYTTTQVYHERVNTHVAEAEFDYARCGVRDVSKALVGLEGAPATRLRFTKCFSFASVEAENAYLCQRARFFAENEGLDDYMEAREGMHLKNVDFREFMVAFPDPARPPWYACSSAFWAAALLTLSWPLRVLAEYRTAYAHYHVEKLFGLEGPGSASSAGGGLSPSDELLPPLTHRLPRVNTVDSTELEWHIRSNQQLVPSYSEVLLMDLVELGSRCGGPGGGFVPRCRYGGVGGPGAAGVTPHWRSCEHCQRAVSSSSIFSRSALSICASPRAAQGPGASAGCGGSRFSLSRLYGSRRSCLWRSRSGSVNEASCPTEQTRLSSQASMRDNEDDDDEEEAGPPPPYHDALCFPVLIVHRQEGCLGHSHRSLHRHGSCVETSL; via the exons ATGTCCCCCCCTGGCTCGGCCGCGGGAGAGAGcgccggcggcggcggcggcggcggcggctccgGGGTCCCGGAGGAGCCCATGGCAGCGGCGGACGAGGGCCCCGCCCGAGAGGAG CAGCGTCCCATCCAGCCCTCTTTCACCAAATCTCTCTGCCGTGAGTCTCACTGGAAGTGCCTCCTGCTCTCACTGCTCATGTATGGCTGCCTGGGGGCAGTGGCTTGGTGCCACGTCACCACAGTGACCCGCCTCACGTTCAGCAGCGCCTACCAGGGCAACAGCCTCATGTATCATGATAGCCCTTGCTCCAATGGCTATGTCTACATCCCCCTGGCCTTCCTGCTCATGCTGTACGCCGTCTACCTGGTGGAGTGTTGGCACTGCCAAGCCCGCCACGAGCTGCAGCACCGAGTGGATGTGAACAGTGTTCAGGAGCGTGTGGGACGAATGCAGCAGGCCACCCCCTGCATCTGGTGGAAGGCCATCAGCTATCACTATGTCCGACGAACTCGACAGGTCACCCGATACCGCAATGGAGATGCCTACACGACCACCCAG GTCTACCACGAGCGGGTCAACACACACGTGGCGGAAGCGGAGTTCGACTACGCGCGCTGTGGGGTCCGGGATGTGTCCAAGGCGCTGGTGGGGCTGGAGGGCGCGCCGGCCACGCGGTTGCGCTTCACCAAGTGCTTCAGTTTCGCCAGTGTGGAGGCTGAGAACGCGTACCTGTGCCAGCGCGCGCGCTTCTTCGCCGAGAACGAGGGCTTGGATGACTACATGGAGGCTCGAGAGGGCATGCATCTCAAGAACGTGGACTTTCGCGAGTTCATGGTGGCCTTCCCCGACCCGGCTCGGCCACCTTGGTATGCCTGCTCGTCGGCCTTCTGGGCGGCAGCCCTGCTCACGCTATCGTGGCCGCTGCGCGTGCTGGCGGAGTATCGCACAGCATATGCGCACTACCACGTGGAGAAGCTCTTCGGTCTGGAGGGACCGGGCTCGGCCAGCAGCGCAGGTGGCGGCCTGAGTCCCAGCGACGAGCTGCTGCCCCCGCTCACGCATCGCCTGCCGCGGGTCAACACGGTGGACAGCACCGAACTCGAGTGGCACATCCGTTCCAATCAGCAGCTGGTACCCAGCTACTCGGAGGTGTTGCTCATGGACCTAGTCGAGCTGGGCTCGCGCTGCGGCGGGCCAGGGGGTGGCTTCGTGCCCAGGTGTCGCTACGGAGGGGTTGGTGGCCCGGGCGCGGCGGGCGTGACCCCGCACTGGCGGAGCTGCGAGCACTGTCAGCGAGCGGTCAGCAGCTCGTCCATCTTCTCGCGCAGCGCGCTGAGTATCTGCGCCAGCCCGCGGGCCGCCCAGGGCCCCGGAGCGAGTGCCGGGTGCGGGGGCAGCCGCTTCTCACTCAGCCGCCTCTATGGTTCTCGGCGCAGCTGCTTGTGGCGCAGCCGGAGCGGGAGTGTCAACGAGGCGAGCTGCCCCACGGAGCAGACCCGTCTGTCGAGCCAGGCCAGCATGCGGGACAACGAGGACGACGACGACGAGGAGGAGGCTGGGCCACCACCGCCCTACCACGACGCCCTATGTTTCCCTGTCCTCATTGTCCATCGGCAGGAGGGGTGTCTGGGCCACAGCCACCGGTCACTGCACCGCCATGGCTCCTGCGTGGAGACCTCACTGTGA
- the Tmem151b gene encoding transmembrane protein 151B isoform X1: protein MSVGPSLLSWDPLEKVWAEDLPSLMPVCLFLFSPSTPSLVSSPSLCLSLDSFWISSYPSGPPLLISLSLSLSLSLSLSLPLVVSLSLSLSLSLSLCVYSFMLAFWSPFVMVLSGTLLCLSLVTGSHLCLLPATFLSTTLALAYCLSIPVFIIASVPGPVSSSEQQRPIQPSFTKSLCRESHWKCLLLSLLMYGCLGAVAWCHVTTVTRLTFSSAYQGNSLMYHDSPCSNGYVYIPLAFLLMLYAVYLVECWHCQARHELQHRVDVNSVQERVGRMQQATPCIWWKAISYHYVRRTRQVTRYRNGDAYTTTQVYHERVNTHVAEAEFDYARCGVRDVSKALVGLEGAPATRLRFTKCFSFASVEAENAYLCQRARFFAENEGLDDYMEAREGMHLKNVDFREFMVAFPDPARPPWYACSSAFWAAALLTLSWPLRVLAEYRTAYAHYHVEKLFGLEGPGSASSAGGGLSPSDELLPPLTHRLPRVNTVDSTELEWHIRSNQQLVPSYSEVLLMDLVELGSRCGGPGGGFVPRCRYGGVGGPGAAGVTPHWRSCEHCQRAVSSSSIFSRSALSICASPRAAQGPGASAGCGGSRFSLSRLYGSRRSCLWRSRSGSVNEASCPTEQTRLSSQASMRDNEDDDDEEEAGPPPPYHDALCFPVLIVHRQEGCLGHSHRSLHRHGSCVETSL, encoded by the exons ATGTCAGTGggtccctccctgctctcttggGACCCCCTGGAAAAGGTCTGGGCTGAGGACCTACCTTCGCTAATGCCTGTTTGTCTATTCCTTTtttccccatccaccccttctCTCGTTTCATCGCcatctttgtgtctgtctttggACTCTTTCTGGATATCATCCTATCCATCTGGTCCTCCacttctgatctctctctctctctctctctctctctctctctctctctctctgcctcttgtggtctctctctctctctctctctctctctctctctctctttgtgtgtactCTTTTATGTTGGCATTCTGGTCACCTTTTGTCATGGTTCTGTCTGGGACACTTCTGTGTTTATCTCTGGTCACTGGCTCccatctctgtcttcttcctgctaCATTCCTGTCTACGACCCTGGCACTGGCCTACTGTCTCTCAATCCCTGTGTTCATCATTGCCTCTGTGCCGGGTCCTGTCTCCTCGTCTGAGCAGCAGCGTCCCATCCAGCCCTCTTTCACCAAATCTCTCTGCCGTGAGTCTCACTGGAAGTGCCTCCTGCTCTCACTGCTCATGTATGGCTGCCTGGGGGCAGTGGCTTGGTGCCACGTCACCACAGTGACCCGCCTCACGTTCAGCAGCGCCTACCAGGGCAACAGCCTCATGTATCATGATAGCCCTTGCTCCAATGGCTATGTCTACATCCCCCTGGCCTTCCTGCTCATGCTGTACGCCGTCTACCTGGTGGAGTGTTGGCACTGCCAAGCCCGCCACGAGCTGCAGCACCGAGTGGATGTGAACAGTGTTCAGGAGCGTGTGGGACGAATGCAGCAGGCCACCCCCTGCATCTGGTGGAAGGCCATCAGCTATCACTATGTCCGACGAACTCGACAGGTCACCCGATACCGCAATGGAGATGCCTACACGACCACCCAG GTCTACCACGAGCGGGTCAACACACACGTGGCGGAAGCGGAGTTCGACTACGCGCGCTGTGGGGTCCGGGATGTGTCCAAGGCGCTGGTGGGGCTGGAGGGCGCGCCGGCCACGCGGTTGCGCTTCACCAAGTGCTTCAGTTTCGCCAGTGTGGAGGCTGAGAACGCGTACCTGTGCCAGCGCGCGCGCTTCTTCGCCGAGAACGAGGGCTTGGATGACTACATGGAGGCTCGAGAGGGCATGCATCTCAAGAACGTGGACTTTCGCGAGTTCATGGTGGCCTTCCCCGACCCGGCTCGGCCACCTTGGTATGCCTGCTCGTCGGCCTTCTGGGCGGCAGCCCTGCTCACGCTATCGTGGCCGCTGCGCGTGCTGGCGGAGTATCGCACAGCATATGCGCACTACCACGTGGAGAAGCTCTTCGGTCTGGAGGGACCGGGCTCGGCCAGCAGCGCAGGTGGCGGCCTGAGTCCCAGCGACGAGCTGCTGCCCCCGCTCACGCATCGCCTGCCGCGGGTCAACACGGTGGACAGCACCGAACTCGAGTGGCACATCCGTTCCAATCAGCAGCTGGTACCCAGCTACTCGGAGGTGTTGCTCATGGACCTAGTCGAGCTGGGCTCGCGCTGCGGCGGGCCAGGGGGTGGCTTCGTGCCCAGGTGTCGCTACGGAGGGGTTGGTGGCCCGGGCGCGGCGGGCGTGACCCCGCACTGGCGGAGCTGCGAGCACTGTCAGCGAGCGGTCAGCAGCTCGTCCATCTTCTCGCGCAGCGCGCTGAGTATCTGCGCCAGCCCGCGGGCCGCCCAGGGCCCCGGAGCGAGTGCCGGGTGCGGGGGCAGCCGCTTCTCACTCAGCCGCCTCTATGGTTCTCGGCGCAGCTGCTTGTGGCGCAGCCGGAGCGGGAGTGTCAACGAGGCGAGCTGCCCCACGGAGCAGACCCGTCTGTCGAGCCAGGCCAGCATGCGGGACAACGAGGACGACGACGACGAGGAGGAGGCTGGGCCACCACCGCCCTACCACGACGCCCTATGTTTCCCTGTCCTCATTGTCCATCGGCAGGAGGGGTGTCTGGGCCACAGCCACCGGTCACTGCACCGCCATGGCTCCTGCGTGGAGACCTCACTGTGA